One genomic window of Amphiura filiformis chromosome 3, Afil_fr2py, whole genome shotgun sequence includes the following:
- the LOC140147467 gene encoding craniofacial development protein 2-like codes for MTMTVDCIVLQYADDSALMVSDTCPEKIAKLLSKNLEKCNQWLIDNKLSLHMVVRWTGKGNFSLDNGRTIYYSGSDRLKRSGVGFILSRETAKRVLGYNPISDRLITIRLQARPVNISVVQAYAPTSTADDETINSFFHELQETINKILTETLPSSWGISMPKLEMTWLTMMPLESLDWAKLMREGERLADFCNENELIVTNTLFQQHPRRLYTWISPDGRTRNQINYILIKRRWRSSVKVAKTYPGADCGSDHQLLVAEIRSKLKSVKRDTPSCRYDVNRINEQYRVEVRNSFQILNLYSSAEQLAETKENPIAMDIRGSG; via the exons ATGACCATGACTGTTGATTGTATTGTGCTTCAATATGCTGATGACAGCGCCCTAATGGTTTCTGACACTTGCCCTGAAAAGATTGCCAAACTCCTCAGTAAAAACTTGGAAAAATGTAATCAATGGCTCATTGACAACAAACTGTCACTTCACATGG TAGTCAGGTGGACTGGCAAAGGTAATTTCTCTCTGGATAATGGACGTACTATATACTATTCTGGCTCAGATAGACTAAAGAGGAGTGGAGTAGGTTTTATTCTATCAAGAGAAACAGCAAAACGTGTCCTCGGCTACAATCCAATCAGTGACAGACTGATAACCATCCGTCTCCAAGCAAGACCTGTCAACATCTCAGTAGTTCAGGCATATGCCCCAACTTCGACAGCAGATGATGAGACAATTAATTCCTTCTTCCATGAACTCCAAGAAACCATCAACAAAATTCTAACAGAGACATTACCATCATCGTGGGGGATTTCAATGCCAAAGTTGGAAATGACCTGGTTAACAATGATGCCGTTGGAAAGTTTGGACTGGGCAAAGCTAATGAGAGAGGGGGAAAGACTAGCCGATTTCTGCAATGAAAATGAGCTGATCGTAACAAATACGCTATTCCAACAGCATCCTAGACGGCTTTACACCTGGATATCTCCAGATGGGAGGACCAGAAATCAGATAAATTACATCTTAATCAAACGAAGATGGAGGTCGAGTGTGAAGGTAGCAAAAACATACCCAGGAGCAGATTGTGGCTCAGATCACCAACTTCTAGTTGCTGAAATTCGATCAAAGCTGAAGTCAGTCAAACGGGACACTCCTTCATGTAGATATGATGTTAATCGGATTAATGAACAGTACCGAGTGGAAGTCAGGAACTCTTTTCAGATACTCAATCTCTACAGCAGCGCAGAACAACTTGCCGAAACCAAAGAAAACCCGATCGCCATGGATATCAGAGGAAGTGGGTAG
- the LOC140147465 gene encoding uncharacterized protein, giving the protein MADERRQVKSRGIQTEKDKRQYKDHRRRIQRRTRQDKQDFLERKCKEVESHSSTNHSRDLFRAVKEITGKKTPKLDVIKDEDDKSLTESDQIKQRWQQYCQGLYASKDGLGGATEPLEVDEVEPDILRSEVVMAMKKMRTDKAPGYDDIPAELIKETGEEGVDVMHKLCNLLWKYKSWPIDWTRSIFLPLPKKGDISNLPCK; this is encoded by the coding sequence ATGGCAGACGAGAGACGACAGGTGAAATCAAGAGGCATACAAACGGAAAAGGACAAAAGGCAGTATAAAGATCATCGCAGGAGAATTCAGCGCAGAACCAGACAAGATAAACAGGATTTTCTTGAAAGGAAATGCAAAGAGGTTGAATCACATTCTTCTACCAATCACTCCAGGGATCTCTTTAGAGCAGTGAAAGAAATCACAGGGAAGAAAACACCAAAGCTGGATGTAATCaaagatgaagatgataaaagtcTAACTGAGAGTGATCAAATCAAGCAGAGGTGGCAACAGTACTGTCAAGGGCTGTATGCAAGTAAAGATGGTTTAGGAGGTGCAACAGAACCACTTGAGGTTGATGAAGTTGAACCTGACATACTGAGATCAGAAGTGGTGATGGCAATGAAGAAAATGAGGACAGATAAAGCACCAGGATATGATGATATCCCAGCTGAGTTGATCAAAGAAACCGGAGAAGAAGGAGTGGATGTGATGCACAAATTATGCAATCTTCTCTGGAAATACAAGAGCTGGCCGATAGACTGGACCAGATCAATATTCCTACCACTCCCCAAAAAGGGTGACATCTCTAATCTCCCATGCAAGTAA
- the LOC140149037 gene encoding inter-alpha-trypsin inhibitor heavy chain H3-like, whose amino-acid sequence MGLLLRLTWAVVITFLLGTEKVVGFPKQPVFITQIEDQLLEREERDLSTGDYEYGSGISDNGFNSTEEPKLTEPWIPPPAKIGSLHILSTTTARFTNTSVTSKLVNRAPVAQETEVTVRLPDEAFITELLIEVDGKIYRSIVETKQKAQKIYDTARERGQTASQVKQTSEKHNEFSVSINIAAMSEVKCTLIYQQLLLRKKGFFTNKISIRPNQVIPDLKVNVYITEPQGLKEVTYWLEKEGNELKQEQQASITSSQKAHIQFQPSKEEQLAQSEHGIVGDFVIKYDVVHPISGGKIEVVNGYFVHHFSPEGFPPAMKHVVFVIDVSGSMSGTKIQQTRKAMRTILDQLREDDTFNIVTFSSDVTTWQSEKMVPVTPDTIKQATNFVSGLEAYGGTNFYGGLQHGVSLLDTFHNSTNNAYVEKSLSMIIILSDGQPTSGKIQNSELIKEKSKEAIKGRYTLFTLGFGSNVDDTFLEKLAGQNRGVYRKIYVDSDSSLQLAGFFDDVATPLLLNIEFNYPSDVIDNNIITQTDFPTYFKGSEIVVAGKLANGINEVTAEVIMTTTEDGVLGTLVKGNVQLTETTMLSHHIVGNFTQRLWAYLTIKELLRKRLISDNSEDKEQFKSRALELSLKYHFVTPLTSLVVVKPDGTNATTGEKPTPRDESFERSSPVSNLMRIPAAITHRGYQGPQGPGLGRSHYLGSTHHMGLSPPLPPMPPILSVDSDPHFVLHPPNGNISLCFNIMGKPGHIYSLIKDPELGLNINARVQSATPHPELLKRHQVATSDLAKRTIFDQMAITTPSRSILVTSSSVTINNLAVPWTSDWSIVNGNFSIDIREGKYLYVKMKEDIELIVMLHAINAHHSGKSDYLGLYVEKGDGFSQQVHGMIGQFQRKKVHLYRESIRVDTNQDKTAILRVNDRTVKVLHASRDVLLTGAIQTCWFASNNGYGMIDGEYTDYLQDTLFVNI is encoded by the exons ATGGGGCTCCTTTTGCGGCTTACGTGGGCGGTTGTAATAACCTTCCTTCTTGGCACTGAAAAAGTAGTCGGCTTTCCAAAACAGCCTGTGTTTATTACTCAAATAGAAGATCAATTATTAGAG CGTGAAGAAAGAGATCTGTCAACAGGTGACTACGAATATGGATCCGGTATATCTGACAATGGCTTCAATTCTACTGAAGAACCTAAACTGACTGAACCATGG ATTCCCCCACCTGCGAAAATCGGCAGCCTCCATATACTATCTACTACTACTGCAAGGTTTACCAACACATCCGTGACCAGCAAACTGGTGAATAGAGCTCCTGTGGCTCAAGAAACAGAAGTTACCGTCAGATTACCCGATGAAGCGTTCATTACAGAACTGCTCAT tgaAGTCGATGGCAAAATTTATCGTTCCATTGTAGAAACCAAGCAGAAAGCGCAGAAGATATATGACACTGCAAGAGAACGTGGACAGACAGCAAGCCAAGTGAAACAGAC GTCTGAAAAACACAACGAGTTTTCAGTGTCTATTAATATAGCAGCAATGAGCGAGGTAAAGTGTACCCTGATATACCAACAACTATTGCTGCGGAAGAAGGGATTCTTCACGAATAAAATCAGTATCCGTCCTAATCAG GTTATACCGGATTTGAAGGTCAACGTTTACATAACTGAACCTCAAGGATTAAAAGAAGTCACATACTGGCTTGAAAAAGAAGGGAATGAACTCAAACAAGAGCAACAAGCGTCTATTACGTCTTCGCAGAAAGCTCACATACAGTTCCAGCCATCAAAGGAAGAACAACTTGCTCAGTCAGAACATGGAATTGTCGGAGATTTTGTAATCAAGTATGACGTCGTTCATCCGATAAGTGGCGGGAAAATTGAA GTAGTGAATGGTTACTTTGTTCATCACTTTTCGCCCGAAGGTTTTCCCCCCGCAATGAAACATGTCGTCTTCGTCATTGATGTCAGTGGTTCAATGAGTGGAACCAAAATACAACAAACAAGAAAAGCCATGCGGACTATTTTAGATCAGTTGAGAGAAGATGATACCTTCAACATTGTTACTTTCAGTTCAGATGTCACAACATGGCAATCGGAGAAAATGGTGCCAGTGACCCCAGATACGATAAAACAGGCAACAAATTTTGTCTCTGGTTTGGAAGCATATGGCG gtACCAATTTTTACGGCGGTCTGCAACACGGCGTATCTCTGCTTGATACTTTCCATAATTCGACCAACAATGCATACGTGGAGAAGTCACTGTCTATGATCATTATACTCTCCGATGGACAGCCCACATCGGGAAAAATTCAGAATTCAgaacttattaaagaaaaatccAAAGAAGCCATTAAGGGGCGATACACTCTTTTCACTTTGGGATTTGGAAGCAACGTGGACGACACATTTTTGGAGAAACTAGCTGGTCAGAACCGAGGAGTTTATCGGAAGATCTATGTGGATTCCGATTCCAGTCTTCAGCTAGCCGGCTTTTTTGATGATGTTGCCACGCCATTGCTTCTTAATATTGAATTCAACTACCCATCTGATGTTATTGATAACAATATTATTACACAGACTGATTTCCCTACTTATTTTAAGGGATCGGAAATAGTAGTCGCTGGAAAACTTGCAAATGGCATCAACGAAGTCACAGCTGAGGTTATTATGACGACAACAGAAGATGGTGTTTTAGGGACACTTGTTAAGGGAAATGTGCAG CTTACAGAAACTACCATGCTAAGTCATCACATCGTTGGGAATTTCACACAGCGACTATGGGCATATCTCACCATTAAAGAACTGCTCAGAAAACGACTTATATCAGATAATAGTGAAGACAAAGAACAATTTAAAAGCAGAGCTCTTGAGCTGTCTTTAAAATATCACTTCGTCACACCTCTGACATCCTTAGTGGTTGTTAAACCGGATGGCACCAATGCTACAACTGGGGAGAAACCCACGCCAAGGGATGAAAGCTTCGAAAGATCTAGTCCAGTTTCAAATTTGATGCGAATTCCGGCAGCCATTACGCATCGAGGATATCAAGGACCCCAGGGTCCAGGACTCGGACGGAGTCATTATTTAGGCTCTACACACCACATGGGTTTGTCACCACCTTTGCCACCGATGCCACCGATTTTAAGCGTCGATAGTGATCCGCATTTTGTACTCCACCCACCTAATGGAAACATCAGCTTATGTTTCAATATCATGGGAAAACCTGGACACATCTACAGTCTTATTAAGGATCCTGAACTAG GTCTAAACATCAATGCTAGAGTGCAAAGTGCAACTCCTCATCCTGAGCTTCTTAAGCGACACCAGGTCGCGACCTCTGACCTCGCCAAACGTACTATATTTGATCAGATGGCTATAACTACCCCAAGTCGTAGTATTTTGGTCACTTCCTCAAGCGTAACTATCAACAACCTGGCCGTACCATGGACATCAGACTGGAGCATTGTAAATGGGAATTTTTCGATTGATATCAGAGAAGGAAAATATCTGTATGTGAAAATGAAAGAGGATATAGAGCTGATTGTAATGCTGCATGCTATTAATGCCCACCATTCGGGTAAATCGGACTATCTTGGCTTGTATGTGGAGAAAGGGGACGGATTTTCACAGCAAGTGCACGGTATGATCG GACAATTTCAACGCAAAAAAGTACATCTGTATCGTGAGAGCATTCGCGTGGACACCAACCAGGACAAAACTGCCATCCTCCGCGTTAATGACCGTACCGTAAAGGTTCTGCATGCCAGTCGGGATGTACTACTTACAGGAGCGATTCAGACGTGTTGGTTTGCAAGTAACAACGGCTATGGCATGATTGATGGAGAATATACCGATTATCTACAGGACACACTATTTGTTAATATTTAA